In Halogeometricum sp. S1BR25-6, a single genomic region encodes these proteins:
- a CDS encoding ornithine cyclodeaminase family protein: protein MYTLLLNSDDVHENANMGDLVPAIEEAFAAFERGDAQMPPKSYVDLPQYNGDFRSMPAYMDAGDWDAAGIKWVNVHPDNGDKFDLPTVMGTMVYSSPETAFPLAIMDGTELTMKRTGAAAAVATDHLAVEDATSLGIVGAGVQSYTQLEAISTVRDIEEVVVSDLDEERVARFLDAFEDEFDVRAGSVEEAAACDVLSTVTPVESPIVPRDAVGEHTHINAMGADAEGKHELADEVLLDSKLVIDDHEQTTHSGEINVPYGEGTLTDEDIYGAIGEIVVREKAGRTAEDGITVFDSTGLAIQDVAAAHVVYEHADENDNGYEFDLLGLAGQGRSER from the coding sequence ATGTACACGCTGCTCTTGAACAGCGACGACGTCCACGAGAACGCGAACATGGGGGACCTCGTCCCCGCCATCGAGGAGGCGTTCGCCGCCTTCGAACGCGGCGACGCGCAGATGCCGCCGAAGTCCTACGTCGACCTGCCGCAGTACAACGGCGACTTCCGGTCGATGCCGGCGTACATGGACGCCGGCGACTGGGACGCCGCGGGCATCAAGTGGGTGAACGTCCACCCGGACAACGGCGACAAGTTCGACCTGCCCACCGTGATGGGGACGATGGTGTACTCCTCGCCGGAGACGGCGTTCCCCCTCGCCATCATGGACGGCACCGAACTGACGATGAAGCGGACGGGCGCGGCCGCCGCCGTCGCCACCGACCACCTCGCCGTCGAGGACGCGACGTCTCTCGGAATCGTCGGCGCGGGCGTCCAGTCGTACACGCAGTTGGAGGCAATCTCCACCGTCCGCGACATCGAAGAGGTCGTCGTCTCGGACCTCGACGAGGAACGCGTCGCGCGCTTTCTCGACGCCTTCGAGGACGAGTTCGACGTTCGGGCGGGGTCCGTCGAGGAGGCCGCCGCCTGCGACGTGCTCTCGACGGTGACGCCCGTCGAAAGTCCCATCGTCCCCCGGGACGCCGTCGGCGAACACACGCACATCAACGCGATGGGCGCGGACGCCGAGGGGAAACACGAACTCGCGGACGAGGTGCTCCTCGATTCGAAACTCGTCATCGACGACCACGAGCAGACCACCCACTCGGGCGAGATAAACGTCCCATACGGCGAGGGCACCCTCACCGACGAGGATATCTACGGCGCCATCGGCGAGATAGTCGTCCGGGAGAAGGCGGGCCGCACCGCCGAGGACGGCATCACCGTCTTCGACTCGACGGGCCTCGCGATTCAGGACGTCGCCGCCGCGCACGTCGTCTACGAACACGCCGACGAGAACGACAACGGCTACGAGTTCGACCTGCTCGGACTCGCCGGTCAGGGTCGAAGCGAGCGCTGA
- a CDS encoding cupredoxin domain-containing protein, protein MSDPNTTPDGRTDAETTDAQNAFALRRRTLVRAAGIGAVAAGGVGAWGMTAAADEHADETTDDGAGEETDGTNQPPSADPVFGYASISPDVTPPVEPDHEVELLVRPVEGREIPEFFYDPCGLYVVPGDTVKFSYTTPHHTITAYHPARGEMRRVPEGVPPFSSPVLNAGAYWLYTFEIPGVYDLYCGPHEAFGHVMRVVVGTTEGYEPLPDPCAAPPAETETETEMPTAAAPETATPTATETETDTETETATDATTAAPTETRTEIPTESETPTEDGGEGGEPELRLPLFTGLTVLRDPALDPENIVADGEIHWDDLAAESKQLFLRVEGFPPCLTDEESE, encoded by the coding sequence ATGTCAGATCCAAACACCACCCCCGACGGCCGGACGGATGCGGAGACGACCGACGCGCAGAACGCGTTCGCCCTCCGGCGTCGGACCCTCGTGCGGGCGGCCGGTATCGGCGCCGTCGCCGCCGGCGGCGTCGGCGCGTGGGGGATGACCGCGGCGGCCGACGAACACGCCGACGAGACCACCGACGACGGGGCGGGCGAGGAGACGGACGGGACGAACCAACCCCCCTCGGCCGACCCGGTGTTCGGATACGCGTCCATCTCTCCGGACGTGACCCCGCCCGTCGAACCCGACCACGAGGTCGAGTTGCTCGTCCGGCCGGTCGAAGGCCGCGAGATTCCGGAGTTCTTCTACGACCCCTGCGGTCTGTACGTCGTCCCCGGCGACACGGTGAAGTTCTCCTACACGACGCCGCACCACACCATCACGGCGTACCACCCGGCGCGCGGCGAGATGCGGCGAGTTCCCGAGGGCGTCCCGCCTTTTTCTTCGCCCGTGTTGAACGCCGGCGCCTACTGGCTCTACACGTTCGAGATACCCGGCGTCTACGACCTCTACTGCGGGCCGCACGAGGCGTTCGGTCACGTGATGCGCGTCGTCGTCGGGACGACCGAGGGGTACGAACCGCTCCCGGACCCCTGTGCGGCGCCGCCGGCGGAGACGGAAACCGAGACGGAGATGCCGACGGCCGCGGCTCCCGAAACGGCCACGCCGACCGCGACTGAGACCGAAACTGACACTGAAACTGAGACCGCTACGGACGCGACGACGGCGGCACCGACGGAGACGAGGACGGAGATTCCGACCGAATCCGAGACGCCGACCGAGGACGGGGGCGAGGGCGGCGAACCCGAACTGCGCCTCCCCCTGTTCACCGGGCTGACCGTCCTGCGCGACCCCGCGCTCGACCCGGAGAACATCGTCGCGGACGGCGAGATTCACTGGGACGACCTCGCGGCCGAGAGCAAGCAGTTGTTCCTTCGCGTGGAAGGCTTCCCGCCCTGCTTGACCGACGAGGAGAGCGAGTAA
- the thsB gene encoding thermosome subunit beta, giving the protein MIIMGEDAQRVKDRDAQEYNINAARAVAEAVRSTLGPKGMDKMLVDSMGDVTITNDGVTILQEMDIDNPTAEMIVEVAETQENEAGDGTTTAVAIAGELLKNAQDLLEQDIHPTAIIKGFHLASQKAREEVDNVAENVDPGDEELLKKVAETSMTGKSSELNKELLAELIVEAVNGVTVEADDGSHVVDLENVSIETQTGRSAGESELLNGAVIDKDPVHDDMPTEFDEADVLLLNEPIEVEEADVDTQVSIDSPDQLQKFLDQEEKQLKDKVQKIVDSGADVVFCQKGIDDMAQHYLAKEGILAVRRTKKSDMTFLKNVAGGAIVSDLDSLTDRDLGTASVRRDDEDDLFYVEGLGDERHGVTMLLRGSTDHVVDELERGVEDALDVVATTVSDGRVLAGGGAIEVELASRLRDYADSVSGREQLAVEAFADALELVPRVLAENAGLDSIDTLVDLRSAHEDGDTHAGLNVFTGEVEDTFEAGVVEPAHAKEQAISSAQEAANLVLKIDDIIAAGDLSTSGGDDEGGAPAGGMGGMGGMGGAM; this is encoded by the coding sequence ATGATAATCATGGGAGAGGACGCTCAGCGCGTGAAGGACCGCGACGCGCAGGAGTACAACATCAACGCCGCCCGTGCCGTCGCTGAAGCGGTACGCTCCACACTCGGCCCGAAAGGGATGGACAAGATGCTCGTCGACTCGATGGGCGACGTCACCATCACGAACGACGGCGTCACCATCCTCCAAGAGATGGACATCGACAACCCGACGGCCGAGATGATCGTCGAAGTCGCCGAGACGCAGGAGAACGAGGCGGGCGACGGGACGACGACGGCCGTCGCCATCGCCGGCGAACTCCTGAAGAACGCACAGGACCTCCTCGAACAGGACATCCACCCGACGGCCATCATCAAGGGCTTCCACCTCGCCAGCCAGAAGGCTCGCGAGGAAGTCGACAACGTCGCCGAGAACGTCGACCCCGGCGACGAGGAACTGCTGAAGAAGGTCGCCGAAACCTCCATGACCGGGAAGAGCTCCGAACTCAACAAGGAGCTTCTCGCCGAACTCATCGTCGAGGCCGTCAACGGCGTCACCGTTGAGGCCGACGACGGTTCCCACGTGGTCGACCTGGAGAACGTCTCCATCGAGACGCAGACGGGTCGCTCCGCCGGAGAGTCCGAACTGCTCAACGGCGCGGTCATCGACAAGGACCCCGTCCACGACGACATGCCGACCGAGTTCGACGAGGCCGACGTGCTCCTCCTCAACGAACCCATCGAGGTTGAAGAGGCCGACGTCGACACGCAGGTCAGCATCGACTCGCCGGACCAGCTCCAGAAGTTCCTCGACCAAGAGGAAAAACAGCTGAAGGACAAGGTCCAGAAGATCGTCGACTCGGGCGCCGACGTCGTGTTCTGCCAGAAAGGCATCGACGACATGGCCCAGCACTACCTCGCGAAGGAGGGCATTCTCGCGGTCCGCCGGACGAAGAAGTCCGACATGACGTTCCTGAAGAACGTCGCGGGCGGCGCAATCGTCTCCGACCTCGACAGTCTCACCGACCGCGACCTCGGTACGGCCTCGGTCCGCCGCGACGACGAGGACGACCTGTTCTACGTCGAGGGCCTCGGCGACGAGCGCCACGGCGTCACGATGCTCCTCCGCGGCTCCACCGACCACGTGGTCGACGAACTCGAACGCGGCGTCGAGGACGCCCTCGACGTGGTGGCCACGACCGTCTCCGACGGCCGCGTCCTCGCGGGCGGCGGCGCCATCGAGGTCGAACTCGCCTCGCGCCTCCGCGACTACGCTGACTCCGTCTCCGGCCGCGAACAGCTCGCGGTCGAGGCGTTCGCGGACGCACTCGAACTCGTCCCCCGCGTTCTCGCCGAGAACGCCGGGCTGGACTCCATCGACACGCTCGTGGACCTGCGCTCGGCCCACGAGGACGGCGACACGCACGCCGGGCTGAACGTCTTCACCGGCGAGGTCGAGGACACCTTCGAGGCGGGCGTCGTCGAACCCGCCCACGCGAAGGAGCAGGCGATTTCCTCCGCACAGGAAGCCGCGAACCTCGTCCTCAAAATCGACGACATCATCGCCGCGGGCGACCTGAGCACCAGCGGCGGCGACGACGAGGGCGGCGCCCCCGCCGGCGGCATGGGCGGCATGGGCGGCATGGGCGGCGCGATGTGA
- a CDS encoding Rid family detoxifying hydrolase, which translates to MKRTISTDDAPAAVGAYSQATTNGSILFTAGQIPLTPDGELLDDEDVATQTEQSLDNVVAILESEGAGVSDVLKVNVYLDDIDDFEEMNETYAEYFEEEPPARSALEVGALPKGASVEIEAIADVSGE; encoded by the coding sequence ATGAAGCGAACCATCAGCACGGACGATGCTCCCGCGGCGGTGGGCGCGTACAGTCAGGCGACGACGAACGGCTCTATCCTGTTCACGGCCGGACAGATTCCTCTCACCCCGGACGGCGAACTCCTCGATGACGAAGACGTCGCCACGCAGACGGAGCAGTCGCTCGACAACGTGGTGGCCATCCTCGAATCGGAAGGCGCTGGCGTCTCGGACGTGCTCAAGGTGAACGTCTACCTCGACGATATCGACGACTTCGAGGAGATGAACGAGACTTATGCGGAGTACTTCGAGGAGGAACCGCCGGCACGGAGCGCCCTCGAAGTCGGAGCCCTGCCGAAGGGAGCGAGCGTCGAGATAGAGGCTATCGCCGACGTGTCGGGGGAGTGA
- the ilvA gene encoding threonine ammonia-lyase translates to MISLADVEAARDRVEEVAKHTPLDYSYTFSEMTGAAVHLKLENNQRTGSFKIRGAMNRIATLSEEEREAGVVTASAGNHAQGVALAATRAGVDSTVVMPEHAPISKVKATRRYGGRAVLHGADYDEAQARAHEIEAEEGRTYVHAFDDDYVMAGQGTIGLEIVEDCPDVDTVVVPIGGGGLISGIATAVKAQLPDARVVGVQAEGASSAAESLRKGSVHELDSVNTIADGIATRRVGDKPFEVIRERVDEIVTVSDEEIAVALTYLLERSKTLVEGAGAVALAALVFEKFDYEEGEVVVPALCGGNIDMNQLTTVVMRGLVETGRYLKVRTVLRDRPGALRDLLSVIADAQANIYAIRHDRTSREIGMNETDVELDLETRGHDHVEDLLSSLRDRGYAVEVLV, encoded by the coding sequence ATGATATCGCTTGCCGACGTCGAGGCGGCGCGCGACCGGGTGGAGGAGGTCGCAAAGCACACGCCGCTGGACTACTCGTACACGTTCTCGGAGATGACCGGCGCGGCGGTCCACCTGAAGTTGGAGAACAACCAGCGCACGGGGTCGTTCAAGATACGCGGCGCGATGAACCGCATCGCGACGCTCTCCGAGGAGGAGAGGGAGGCGGGCGTCGTGACCGCCAGCGCCGGCAACCACGCGCAGGGCGTCGCCCTCGCGGCGACCCGGGCGGGCGTCGACTCGACGGTCGTGATGCCCGAGCACGCCCCCATCTCGAAGGTGAAGGCGACGCGCCGGTACGGCGGGCGGGCGGTGCTGCACGGGGCGGACTACGACGAGGCGCAGGCGCGGGCGCACGAGATAGAGGCCGAAGAGGGCCGCACCTACGTCCACGCGTTCGACGACGACTACGTGATGGCCGGGCAGGGCACCATCGGCCTCGAAATCGTCGAGGACTGCCCCGACGTGGACACCGTCGTCGTCCCCATCGGCGGCGGCGGCCTCATCTCCGGCATCGCCACCGCGGTGAAAGCGCAACTGCCCGACGCGCGCGTCGTCGGGGTGCAGGCCGAGGGGGCCTCCAGCGCGGCCGAGTCGCTCCGGAAGGGGTCGGTCCACGAACTCGACAGCGTCAACACCATCGCCGACGGCATCGCCACGCGCCGTGTGGGCGACAAACCGTTCGAGGTCATCCGAGAGCGCGTCGACGAGATTGTCACCGTCTCCGACGAGGAGATAGCCGTGGCGCTCACCTACCTGCTCGAACGGTCGAAGACGCTGGTCGAGGGAGCCGGCGCCGTCGCTCTCGCCGCCCTCGTGTTCGAGAAGTTCGATTACGAGGAGGGCGAGGTGGTCGTCCCCGCCCTCTGCGGCGGCAACATCGACATGAACCAACTCACCACCGTCGTCATGCGCGGCCTCGTCGAGACGGGTCGGTATCTGAAGGTTCGGACGGTACTCCGGGACCGACCGGGCGCCCTCCGCGACCTGCTGTCGGTCATCGCCGACGCGCAGGCGAACATCTACGCCATCAGACACGACCGGACGTCCCGGGAGATAGGCATGAACGAGACGGACGTGGAACTCGACTTGGAGACGCGGGGGCACGACCACGTCGAGGACCTGCTGTCGTCCCTCCGCGACCGAGGCTACGCGGTCGAAGTGCTCGTCTGA
- a CDS encoding gamma-glutamylcyclotransferase — MPPFFVYGTLTDSVQVARLLNEWSFGPDARVDGLHRAEGRYPTLAPGGSVSGRLLETDETATLDTYEGVDSGLYVRVELPRADGGSAYAYVGDAGRLNADAEWPGEGDLRTRVERYLSENSVVVEPRESG, encoded by the coding sequence ATGCCGCCGTTCTTCGTCTACGGTACGCTGACCGACTCCGTACAGGTGGCCCGACTCCTCAACGAGTGGTCGTTCGGCCCCGACGCGCGCGTCGACGGACTGCACCGCGCCGAGGGACGCTACCCGACGCTGGCGCCCGGCGGGTCCGTCTCCGGACGCCTGCTCGAAACCGACGAGACGGCGACGCTGGACACCTACGAGGGCGTCGACTCCGGCCTGTACGTCCGCGTCGAACTCCCGCGCGCCGACGGCGGAAGCGCGTACGCCTACGTCGGCGACGCCGGCCGCCTGAACGCGGACGCCGAGTGGCCCGGCGAGGGTGACCTCCGAACCCGCGTCGAGCGGTATCTGTCAGAGAACAGCGTTGTGGTCGAACCGAGAGAGTCAGGATAA
- a CDS encoding MATE family efflux transporter, giving the protein MDSGRLRGVWRRVFSLAWPVMAEQTTRTLMRTVDVLVTAALSPAAVVAIGLADLFARFPLRIGLGLGGAAIALSSQDTGSGADANRDEAVTQAILVAFAVGLPFVLAGHFLGDALVGLFPASDDAVRLGGTYLAVIFATAPARLVVLVAARALQGLGDTRTPMYVNVVANVLNVSLSVGLGFGLVGLPRLGVLGVGLATSAANVLSAALLLVATYRPSSPVAFARPTDPTVGAQLVRVSLPRIAEGFTAELAEFPFNALLLSFGDIANAGFQIGRRVYQQVTGPLVRGYNVAASVLVGQALGREDPATARYEGWATAALALCTVGLIGLLLVAFADPVVAALGFGGSTAALEYAAEFAVVYGLSAPLLALFVSLSGALQGAGATRLPFLARLTGMFGFFVGFSYLAVYRLEMGLFGVYVGVFLAYAWMSLFVLVAFRYADWAGTAAGLLRERGSVEGDD; this is encoded by the coding sequence ATGGACTCCGGGCGACTCCGCGGCGTCTGGCGACGCGTGTTCTCGCTGGCGTGGCCCGTCATGGCCGAGCAGACGACGCGGACGCTGATGCGCACCGTCGACGTGCTGGTGACCGCGGCGCTGTCGCCCGCCGCCGTCGTCGCCATCGGCCTCGCGGACCTGTTCGCCCGCTTTCCCCTCCGCATCGGCCTCGGACTCGGCGGCGCCGCCATCGCCCTCTCCAGTCAGGATACCGGGAGCGGTGCCGACGCCAACCGCGACGAGGCGGTGACGCAGGCGATACTCGTCGCGTTCGCCGTCGGTCTGCCGTTCGTGCTCGCCGGCCACTTCCTCGGCGACGCCCTCGTCGGTCTGTTCCCCGCCAGCGACGACGCCGTCCGCCTCGGCGGCACCTACCTCGCGGTCATCTTCGCCACTGCGCCCGCGCGACTCGTCGTCCTCGTCGCCGCGCGCGCCCTGCAGGGCCTCGGCGACACCCGCACCCCGATGTACGTCAACGTCGTCGCCAACGTCCTCAACGTCTCGCTGTCGGTGGGTCTCGGGTTCGGTCTGGTCGGCCTCCCGCGACTCGGCGTCCTCGGCGTCGGCCTCGCCACCTCGGCGGCGAACGTTCTCTCGGCCGCCCTCCTCCTCGTCGCGACTTACCGACCGTCCTCGCCCGTCGCGTTCGCGCGGCCGACGGACCCCACCGTCGGCGCGCAACTCGTCCGCGTCAGCCTTCCTCGGATAGCCGAGGGGTTCACCGCCGAACTCGCGGAGTTCCCGTTCAACGCCCTGCTGCTCTCGTTCGGGGATATCGCGAACGCCGGTTTCCAAATCGGCCGCCGCGTCTACCAGCAGGTGACGGGACCGCTCGTCCGCGGCTACAACGTCGCCGCGAGCGTCCTCGTGGGACAGGCGCTCGGCCGGGAGGACCCCGCGACGGCCCGGTACGAGGGGTGGGCGACGGCCGCCCTCGCCCTCTGCACCGTCGGCCTCATCGGTCTCTTGCTCGTCGCGTTCGCGGACCCCGTCGTCGCCGCCCTCGGTTTCGGCGGGTCGACCGCCGCGCTCGAATACGCCGCCGAGTTCGCCGTCGTCTACGGTCTCTCGGCCCCGCTCCTGGCCCTGTTCGTCTCGCTGTCGGGCGCGTTGCAGGGCGCGGGGGCGACGCGACTTCCCTTCCTCGCGCGACTGACGGGCATGTTCGGCTTCTTCGTCGGGTTCTCCTACCTCGCCGTCTACCGGCTTGAGATGGGTCTGTTCGGCGTCTACGTCGGCGTGTTCCTCGCGTACGCGTGGATGAGCCTGTTCGTCCTCGTCGCCTTTCGGTACGCCGACTGGGCGGGGACGGCGGCCGGCCTCCTGCGCGAACGGGGGAGCGTCGAGGGCGACGACTGA
- the citZ gene encoding citrate synthase, with translation MSDELKRGLEGVLVAESELSHIDGDAGELVYRGYAIEDLAPDASYEEVVYLLWHGELPTREELDEFSEKMSKERELDDGVLAEIRELAEADEVPMAALRTVVSSLSAYDEDADHEDVTDLEANVRKGRRITAKIPTALAAFNRLRNGEDVVSPRQDLGHAANFLYMLNGEEPDEVLADTFDMALVLHADHGLNASTFSAMVTASTLSDMHSAVTSAVGTLAGSLHGGANANVMSMLKEIDDSDKDPKKWVQDALEGGRRVPGFGHRVYNVKDPRAVILGEKSEELGEAAGDMKWYDYSVAIEEYIGEEKGLAPNVDFYSASTYYQMGIPVDIYTPIFAMSRVGGWVAHVIEQYEDNRLIRPRARYVGDEDRTFAPVDER, from the coding sequence ATGTCAGACGAGTTAAAGCGGGGTCTCGAAGGCGTTCTCGTTGCTGAGTCGGAACTGAGCCACATCGACGGGGACGCCGGAGAGTTGGTGTATCGCGGGTACGCCATCGAGGACCTCGCGCCCGACGCGTCGTACGAGGAAGTCGTCTACCTCCTCTGGCATGGGGAACTCCCGACGCGCGAGGAACTGGACGAGTTCTCCGAGAAGATGTCGAAGGAGCGCGAACTCGACGACGGCGTGCTGGCGGAGATTCGAGAACTCGCCGAGGCCGACGAGGTGCCGATGGCGGCGCTCCGCACCGTCGTCTCGTCGCTGTCGGCGTACGACGAGGACGCCGACCACGAGGACGTGACGGACCTCGAAGCGAACGTCCGGAAGGGCCGGCGCATCACGGCGAAGATACCGACCGCGCTGGCGGCGTTCAACCGCCTGCGAAACGGCGAGGACGTGGTGAGCCCCCGGCAGGACCTCGGACACGCCGCGAACTTCCTCTACATGCTCAACGGCGAGGAACCCGACGAGGTGCTCGCGGACACGTTCGATATGGCCCTCGTCCTGCACGCCGACCACGGGCTGAACGCCTCGACGTTCTCGGCGATGGTCACCGCGTCGACGCTGTCGGACATGCACAGCGCGGTCACTTCGGCCGTCGGGACGCTCGCGGGGTCGCTGCACGGCGGCGCGAACGCCAACGTGATGAGCATGCTCAAGGAGATAGACGACAGCGATAAAGACCCCAAGAAGTGGGTGCAGGACGCCCTCGAAGGCGGCCGCCGCGTCCCCGGGTTCGGCCACCGCGTCTACAACGTGAAGGACCCGCGCGCCGTCATCCTCGGCGAGAAAAGCGAGGAACTCGGCGAGGCCGCGGGCGACATGAAGTGGTACGACTACTCGGTCGCCATCGAGGAGTACATCGGCGAAGAGAAAGGCCTCGCGCCGAACGTCGATTTCTACTCGGCGTCGACGTACTACCAGATGGGCATCCCCGTCGACATCTACACGCCCATCTTCGCGATGTCCCGCGTCGGCGGGTGGGTCGCCCACGTCATCGAGCAGTACGAGGACAACCGCCTCATCCGCCCGCGCGCCCGCTACGTCGGCGACGAGGACCGCACGTTTGCGCCCGTCGACGAGCGATAA
- a CDS encoding potassium channel family protein yields the protein MNPEDVEYEPVSVKAVLAEMKDTAELLIDLSFSAVLNGSDDIAREVLELEARMDVLQLQGRMSLLMAARTPEDAEQLAPVLGVISAAEKISNAAGDIAKVVLEDIGLPDAMRSALPEATEMLVRATVDDASTYAGRSLADINMETETGVRVIAIRRRSATGKRRWITNPHHETTVEGGDILLLRGPQSGVRTVFEAAAGAPFELPETHDEPIEDLERAVDSIILMKDMSELAVDLAYGSVLFDSEDVAEEVSELEAEVDALKSRFEAWVLRAAERVEDPVQLRGLFHIASATEVISDAALEISEGVLRGIDAHPVVAAAVEESDEIIVRFRVGPDSSLANETLGDRMVKTETGMRVIAVRRADGSEWVVQPGPTTALRPEDVLIAKGTRAGAERLGELLDDPQQFEG from the coding sequence ATGAACCCCGAGGACGTGGAGTACGAACCGGTCAGCGTCAAGGCGGTGCTGGCCGAGATGAAGGACACCGCCGAACTCCTCATCGACCTCTCGTTCTCCGCGGTCCTCAACGGGAGCGACGACATCGCCCGCGAGGTGCTCGAACTCGAAGCCCGCATGGACGTGCTGCAACTGCAGGGTCGGATGAGCCTCCTCATGGCCGCGCGGACCCCCGAGGACGCCGAACAACTCGCCCCCGTTCTCGGCGTCATCAGCGCGGCGGAGAAGATATCCAACGCCGCGGGCGACATCGCGAAAGTCGTCCTCGAAGACATCGGCCTGCCGGACGCCATGCGCTCGGCGCTCCCGGAGGCGACGGAGATGCTGGTGCGCGCCACCGTCGACGACGCCTCGACGTACGCGGGTCGCTCGCTCGCCGACATCAACATGGAGACGGAGACGGGCGTCCGCGTCATCGCTATCCGCCGCCGGTCGGCCACCGGCAAGCGCCGGTGGATCACCAACCCCCACCACGAGACGACCGTCGAGGGGGGCGACATCCTCCTCCTGCGCGGCCCCCAGAGCGGCGTCCGGACCGTCTTCGAGGCGGCCGCCGGCGCCCCGTTCGAACTCCCCGAGACGCACGACGAACCCATCGAGGACCTCGAACGCGCCGTCGACTCCATCATCCTGATGAAGGACATGAGCGAACTCGCCGTCGACCTCGCGTACGGGTCGGTGCTGTTCGACTCCGAGGACGTGGCCGAGGAGGTGTCCGAACTGGAGGCCGAAGTCGACGCGCTCAAATCGCGGTTCGAGGCGTGGGTGCTCCGCGCCGCCGAACGCGTCGAGGACCCCGTGCAACTCCGGGGCCTCTTCCACATCGCCTCCGCGACGGAGGTCATCTCCGACGCCGCCCTCGAAATCTCCGAGGGCGTCCTGCGCGGCATCGACGCCCACCCCGTCGTCGCCGCCGCCGTCGAGGAGTCCGACGAGATAATCGTCCGCTTCCGCGTCGGCCCGGACAGTTCGCTGGCCAACGAGACGCTGGGCGACCGGATGGTCAAGACCGAAACGGGGATGCGCGTCATCGCCGTCCGCCGCGCCGACGGCAGCGAGTGGGTCGTCCAACCCGGTCCGACCACCGCCCTCCGCCCCGAGGACGTTCTCATCGCCAAGGGGACCCGCGCGGGGGCCGAACGCCTCGGCGAACTCCTCGACGACCCCCAGCAGTTCGAGGGGTGA
- a CDS encoding DUF7536 family protein → MSDEVPGRPPQGGLAHALHVPRNAKVGAAVGVLLAGLAYLFRVLELLGPFAGTQRYPLLGAEGWFAVLAFVLASSTALLVTAALTAVSAYRLSKEV, encoded by the coding sequence GTGAGCGACGAGGTTCCCGGGCGGCCGCCGCAGGGCGGACTCGCCCACGCGTTGCACGTCCCGCGGAACGCGAAAGTCGGCGCCGCCGTCGGCGTCCTCCTCGCGGGCCTCGCCTATCTGTTCCGCGTCCTCGAACTGCTCGGCCCGTTCGCCGGCACGCAACGGTACCCGCTGCTCGGGGCCGAGGGCTGGTTCGCCGTGCTGGCGTTCGTCCTCGCGTCGTCGACGGCACTCCTCGTGACCGCTGCGCTGACGGCCGTCTCGGCCTACAGGCTCTCGAAGGAGGTCTGA